The DNA segment ATCGGAATGCGAGGCGATCGGGCGATACGTCGACAGATCCGCATTCTGGATATAGCCGCCAGGGAACAGGAAGCTGCCGTTTTTACCGTCAGTCGGAAATTCCGGCGCGCTCAGGTAGTTAACCGCGCCTTTTCCGCGCTCCAGCCATTCTGGATAGAACGCCGCGATTACCGCCGTATCCACCTTGTAAACCTGCTCAACAAAGTCGCTCAGCTTGTCGATGAAGGACTTGATGTACATCAGGCGTTCAAGGTTCAGCACGCCGAGACCGTCGAGGTTGATCGGGTTCGCCACCCCGCCCACCGCCAGGTTCTGGATGTGCGGCGTTTTACCGCCCAGCAGCGCCACCACGCGGTTGGCGTCACGCTGGCATTCCAGCGCTTGCAGATAGTGCGCGACCGCAATCAGGTTCACTTCCGGCGGCAGTTTCATCGCCGGGTGTCCCCAGTAGCCGTTAGCGAAAATCCCTAACTGGCCGCTGGCAACGAGGTCTTTGATCTTGTTCTGCACCTTCGTGAACTCTTCCGCGCTATTCAGGTGCCAGCTCGACACGCCGTTCAACAGCGCCGACGCTTTCGCCGGATCGGCTTTCAGCGCAGAGGTGATATCCACCCAGTCCAGCGCAGAAAGCTGGTAGAAGTGCACAATATGGTCATGGGTAGTATGCGCCGCCAGAATGATGTTACGGATGTACTGCGCATTGACCGGAACGTCAATCTTCAGCGCGCTCTCCGCCGCACGAACGGAAGAGATCGCGTGGGTCGTGGTACATACGCCACAGATACGCTGCACAATCATCCAGGCATCGCGCGGATCGCGATTCTTCACGATCTCTTCCATGCCGCGCCACATGGTGCCGGATGCCCATGCTTTTGACACCACACCGTTCTCGATTTCGCAGTCGATGCGTAAATGACCCTCAATACGGGTTACCGGATCAATAGTAATTCTCTGGCTCATGCTTTGCTCGCCTCATGACGATTGTGATCGTTTTGTTTTAATGGAGGAAGTATCGGCAGTAGACGAATGAGTAAGATGTATGCACAAATCTCAATAGCCACAAAACCAATAGAAATCAGCAGTTCTTCCCAGGTGGGAAAGTAGTGGTAGCCGCCGCCGGGATTGAACGCCACCAGCGAGTAGGACATACGCCACGTTGCGCAGCCCAGCAGCATACTGAGGGCGGACAGATACAACATCCGCGAGTCGCCGCGCAGTTTCGGCAGACGGAGCACCACCAGCGGGAAGACCATCAGCAGGACTTCAACCCAGAACAGCAAGGAGTAGTAGTCACCGGCAAACGCATAAGAGAGCTTGTCGCGGTAAATCAGTTCACCAAAACGGCACACGAGGAACAGCGCGATGAAAACGCTGATAGTACCGGTCAGCTTGATAAACAAACTTTTCTCATCCGGGCCGTTGCCTTTTAAGCCGCTCTGCACCAGAGAGCCTTCAAAAATAACGATGGAAAAGCCCATGATGAAAGCGGTGAACAATGAGAACAACGGCAGCATTTCATAGCTCTGCCACAGCGGATGTACTTTAATACCGGCGGCAATCATCAACGATCCCATTGACGACTGGTGCATGGTCGGCAGCAACGCCCCGAGGGCGATAACAAAGAACATCACTTTGTTCAGACGCTT comes from the Citrobacter koseri ATCC BAA-895 genome and includes:
- the hybB gene encoding Ni/Fe-hydrogenase cytochrome b subunit; this translates as MSHDPKPLGGKIISKPIIIFGPLVVLCMLLIVKRLVFGLGSVSDLNGGFPWGVWIAFDLLIGTGFACGGWALAWAVYVFNRGQYHPLVRPALLASLFGYSLGGLSITIDVGRYWNLPYFYIPGHFNVNSVLFETAVCMTIYIGVMALEFAPALFERLGWKVSLKRLNKVMFFVIALGALLPTMHQSSMGSLMIAAGIKVHPLWQSYEMLPLFSLFTAFIMGFSIVIFEGSLVQSGLKGNGPDEKSLFIKLTGTISVFIALFLVCRFGELIYRDKLSYAFAGDYYSLLFWVEVLLMVFPLVVLRLPKLRGDSRMLYLSALSMLLGCATWRMSYSLVAFNPGGGYHYFPTWEELLISIGFVAIEICAYILLIRLLPILPPLKQNDHNRHEASKA
- the hybC gene encoding hydrogenase 2 large subunit, which gives rise to MSQRITIDPVTRIEGHLRIDCEIENGVVSKAWASGTMWRGMEEIVKNRDPRDAWMIVQRICGVCTTTHAISSVRAAESALKIDVPVNAQYIRNIILAAHTTHDHIVHFYQLSALDWVDITSALKADPAKASALLNGVSSWHLNSAEEFTKVQNKIKDLVASGQLGIFANGYWGHPAMKLPPEVNLIAVAHYLQALECQRDANRVVALLGGKTPHIQNLAVGGVANPINLDGLGVLNLERLMYIKSFIDKLSDFVEQVYKVDTAVIAAFYPEWLERGKGAVNYLSAPEFPTDGKNGSFLFPGGYIQNADLSTYRPIASHSDEYLIKGIQESAKHAWYKDEAPQEPWEGTTVPEYTGWSDDGKYSWVKSPTFYGKTVEVGPLANMLVKLAAGRESTKAKLNEIIAIYQKLTGKTLEVAQLHSTLGRIIGRTVHCCELQGILQNQYSALIANIGKGDHTTFVKPDIPATGEFKGVGFLEAPRGMLSHWMVIKDGIISNYQAVVPSTWNSGPRNFNDEVGPYEQSLVGTPIADPEKPLEVVRTIHSFDPCMACAVHVVDADGNEVVSVKVL